One Euphorbia lathyris chromosome 1, ddEupLath1.1, whole genome shotgun sequence DNA segment encodes these proteins:
- the LOC136207991 gene encoding rhamnogalacturonan I rhamnosyltransferase 1-like, which yields MLKMCKPEKSVKEWEVKVKLLGDGKVENLKSSMVSRSPMKLWVLRAFTTALLWTCVIQLMALGEFWGPRLLKGWPSCFNHPDVEISSLPAKLVLPPKRVYKNNGYLMVSCNGGLNQMRAAICDMVSIARYLNVTLIVPELDKTSFWNDPSEFQDIFDVDHFITSLRNEVRVLKELPPRIKRRVELGMFPSLAPISWSNISYYLHQILPLVQKYKVVHLNKTDSRLANNGLPLQIQKLRCRVNFNALRFTSQIEELGRRVVRILREKGPFLVLHLRYEMDMLAFSGCTQGCNIQEVEELTRMRYAYPWWKEKVINSNMKRKEGLCPLTPEEIALVLSALGIDHNVQIYIASGEIYGGEHRMKTLATTFPNLVRKETLLGPSDLKFFQNHSSQMAALDYLVALEGDIFIPTYDGNMAKVVEGHRRFLGFKKTISLDRKVVVGLIDEYSKGSLSWDEFSATVKEVHADRMGSPTIREVIADKPKEEDYFYANPHECLQLLDESLSSI from the exons atgttaaaaatgtGTAAGCCAGAGAAGTCTGTTAAAGAGTGGGAGGTGAAAGTCAAGCTTTTGGGTGATGGAAAGGTTGAGAATTTGAAAAGTTCAATGGTTTCAAGGTCTCCAATGAAGCTTTGGGTTTTAAGGGCATTTACCACAGCTTTACTCTGGACTTGTGTGATTCAATTGATGGCATTAGGTGAATTTTGGGGACCTAGATTATTGAAGGGTTGGCCTTCTTGTTTTAATCATCCTGATGTTGAGATATCGTCTCTTCCTGCCAAACTTGTTCTTCCCCCAAAGA GGGTTTATAAGAATAATGGGTATCTTATGGTATCTTGCAATGGAGGACTCAATCAAATGCGAGCAGCA ATATGTGACATGGTTTCTATTGCAAGATATCTAAATGTAACTCTTATTGTTCCAGAGTTGGACAAAACCTCATTTTGGAATGATCCCAG TGAGTTCCAAGACATATTTGATGTTGATCATTTTATCACATCCTTGAGAAACGAGGTCCGAGTTTTGAAAGAGTTACCGCCTAGGATCAAAAGACGAGtggaattgggaatgttcccctCACTAGCACCAATTAGTTGGTCAAACATATCTTACTATCTTCATCAG ATTCTTCCTCTGGTGCAAAAATACAAAGTAGTCCATTTGAATAAAACTGATTCTCGCCTTGCCAATAATGGATTACCACTTCAAATTCAAAAGTTGCGCTGCCGTGTAAATTTTAATGCTCTGAGGTTTACATCACAGATAGAGGAATTGGGTAGAAGGGTTGTCAGGATTTTAAGAGAGAAAGGCCCTTTTCTGGTTCTTCACCTCAGATATGAAATGGATATGTTGGCTTTCTCTGGCTGCACCCAAGGTTGCAACATTCAGGAGGTCGAGGAGCTGACAAGAATGCG GTATGCTTATCCCTGGTGGAAGGAAAAAGTTATAAATTCTAACATGAAAAGGAAAGAAGGATTGTGTCCATTGACACCTGAAGAAATTGCTCTTGTACTAAGTGCTTTAGGTATTGACCATAATGTGCAAATATATATTGCTTCTGGAGAAATATATGGCGGAGAACATAGAATGAAGACTTTGGCAACAACCTTCCCTAATTTG GTTAGGAAAGAGACTTTGCTGGGACCATCAGACTTGAAATTTTTCCAAAACCATTCTTCCCAAATGGCGGCCCTCGATTACCTTGTCGCCTTAGAGGGTGACATATTCATTCCTACATACGATGGAAATATGGCTAAAGTTGTTGAAGGCCATCGTAG ATTCTTGGGATTCAAGAAGACAATATCATTGGACAGAAAGGTAGTAGTTGGTTTAATAGATGAATATAGCAAGGGATCATTAAGCTGGGATGAGTTCTCTGCAACAGTGAAGGAAGTTCATGCAGATCGTATGGGGAGTCCAACGATACGAGAAGTGATAGCAGATAAGCCAAAGGAAGAAGATTATTTCTATGCTAATCCACATGAATGTTTGCAGTTATTAGATGAATCCTTGAGTAGCATATGA